The Pseudomonadota bacterium DNA window GGCGCAGGACCTCACCGACCTGCGCGGCAAGGTACTGCGCCTGAACGACGATGGCAGCGCGCCGCAGGACAACCCTGACTTCGGTGCCGATGCGGTGCCGGGGCTCTACGCCGTCGGCTTGCGGGCAGCGCAGGGCATCACGCGCCACCCCCGCACGGGTGCGCTCTGGTTCTCCGAGCACGGCTCGCGCCAGGGAGATGAGATCAATCTGCTCGTGCGCGGCGCCAACTACGGGTGGCCCATCCGCACGGCGGGGGGCTACCGCGACCGCGACTACGCCCCGCCGCCGCTCGGCGACGAGGAGGGGCGCACCTTCACCGCGCCTGCGTGGTCGTTCCCGGCGACGGTCGCGCCCACGGGCCTCAGCTTCTACTACGGCCGCGACTTCCCCCAATGGACGGGCGATCTGCTAGTCCCTGGTCTGTCGCGGGGGAGCCTGTGGCGCCTGCGCCTCGACGGCGCGCGCATCGTGGGCGCCACGGCCCTGTTCCCTGAGGATCGGGTGCGCGCGCGCAAGGTGGCGGTGAGCCCCGGCGGCACGCTCTACCTCCTCACGGACACGCTGTTCACGGTCAGCGCGGAGGGGGCGATGCAATACGCGGGGGCGCCCGACGGGCAGCTCATCCGGATCGTGCCGGCGGGCGAGGGTCGCTGATCCAACGGGGCTGCGCACGGGCGCCAGGCGCGGGCCGCCGACGCCGGTGAAGCGCCGTCAGAAAACATAGTTTCATTTGATTGTCAGATTGCATCGTGGGGGCGCGAAGACCAGGGCACATTCACATTCACACAAGGATCACGACCATGTGCCTGCCCCGCCTCTTCTCCGGTTTTTCCCGCGTCTCACGCCCCTTCGCCGCCACCACGGTGATGTGTGCGGCGTTGTTCGCGAGCGTCGTCACGAGCCCCGTGGCCCTCGCCCTCGACGAGAGCGATGAGCTGCAGCTCAGCAACTGGCGGGTGACGGGCGCGACGCCCATCGACGGGCAGACCGTCGAGCTCTCGCTCACCGCTTCTCTCACCAACCTCGGCTCCGGCGACTGGACCAACGCCGTGGCCACCAGCGACTTCATCCCCGGCTACGCCGAGGTGATCGACAATCGCCTCGACTTCGGTCCCATCCCGCCCTTCGGCCGCACGGCCGCGAACGACGACATCGTGGTGCAGCTGCCCCGTGGTGCCATCGGCGCCCTGGTGCAGCAGCTGCGTGCGGGAACCGTGCCCTTCCAGGTGAACGGCTACGACACCCTCGAGTTCTCCGTGCCCGTCGCCTTCGTCGACCGCGACACGGACCTGGTGTTCCTCCTCGGCGAGCCCGTCGGCGACAACCTGGTGCTCGAGTTCACTGCCTCCACGCCGCTCCTCGAGAGCCTGGCGCCGGGCATGGTGTTCATGGAGGACATCACCCCGGGCGGCTACCACGTGGTGGAGATCCCGCCGTCGCTGCTGCCCGGTGAGGTGGTGGACGTGCGCGAGTCGGGCAACAGCACCCTGGTGGAGCTGGCACCGGTGAACCTCCTGGACGTGTTGGGTAGCGGAACCATCGACGCCGGCGTCGACTTCACGCCGGGCATCGAGAGCACGATCAGCGAAGAGACCTACCTAACGCTCATGAACGGCTGCGTGGACGAGACCCACGAGCCGGACGACGGCGGCCTCGAAGAGCCCGTCGCCTGCACCTACGCAGCCCTGCCCATTCGCTTCAACGACGTCGACTTCGGCGCCGGGCTCTCCGTGAGCGGAGAGATCCTCCTGCGCGCCAGCGGCATCAACCTCGAAGTGCGCCTGCGCGACGGCGAAGTGCATCGCATCGCCACCCGCATGACCTTCGGGTACGTGATCAACGCTCAGGTGAAGGCCACCAGCGACGCCGTCATAGCAGCGCAAGAGCAGCGCCTGTGGGGCGTGACCCTGCCGGCCTACACGGTGCTCCTCGGCGGCTTCCCCATCACCATCACCCCGGACCTCGATCTCTACCTCGGCGCGGAAGCCAACCTCACCGCCGGCACCGTGTTCTCCGTGTCCCAGGCCACGGAGATCGGTACGGAGATCGGCTGGAACGACGGTCAGTACTACGCCGAGCCCATCGCCGAGGCCGAGCCCATCACCTTCGCGACGCCCAGCCTCACCTCCGACATCCAGGCCAACGCCAAGGTGTGGGCGGCCCTCGACGCTGGCCTCACCATCAATGGCGCGGTCGGCCCCTACCTGCGCGCCTCGCTCTTCGGCGATCTGTTCGTGAGCCCCGTGAACGATCCCTGGTGGGTGCTCGGTGGTGGCCTGGAGACGGCCGCTGGCTTCCAGATCTCCCTGCTCGGCATCGACCTCGCCAACTGGGAAGCCCCGCTCAGCGCCCAGCGCCTCGGCAACCTGAAGGGCGTGCGCCCGCCGGTCGACGCCATGTCCCCGACCTCGCCTGTCTCCGGCACCAACGTGCGCTGGGCCCAGGCCCTCACCAACGGCCCCGGCACGGGCGCCGTGGAGCACAGCACCGTCGCCACCCTGGCCGACGGCGGCACGGTGGTCGCCGGCAACCGCGCCACTGCAGGCTTCCT harbors:
- a CDS encoding PQQ-dependent sugar dehydrogenase, translating into MRNSLVMVCIAWAATMGAAAADNAPTPTKEVVVDGLASPWSIAFLNDRQALVTEKQGDLLRVDLERGTTAPITGLPSDRVREAAEGTPGDNSGLFDVVLHPNFADNRLLYLSYAARKGDTRGLKVVRAKLGAAGLADERAILEATPFTPNEYHHYGGGLAFGPDGKLYITVGERVFRESDEPPLPVAQDLTDLRGKVLRLNDDGSAPQDNPDFGADAVPGLYAVGLRAAQGITRHPRTGALWFSEHGSRQGDEINLLVRGANYGWPIRTAGGYRDRDYAPPPLGDEEGRTFTAPAWSFPATVAPTGLSFYYGRDFPQWTGDLLVPGLSRGSLWRLRLDGARIVGATALFPEDRVRARKVAVSPGGTLYLLTDTLFTVSAEGAMQYAGAPDGQLIRIVPAGEGR